In a genomic window of Candidatus Bathyarchaeota archaeon:
- a CDS encoding Mut7-C RNAse domain-containing protein produces the protein MDGMLGGLARWLRMLGQDVVYSTQLSDNELLELAKKEQRALLTRDLELYKRANSRGLDTFYVDDQTESGRLTVVAKRYGVPLNVNMNQANCPLCNTPLESAPKEQLADRLQKGTYNNYNQFWQCPHCKQVYWQGSHWKQIQRILKQTQQKL, from the coding sequence TTGGATGGAATGCTCGGAGGATTAGCACGTTGGCTACGCATGTTAGGGCAAGACGTAGTTTACTCTACTCAGTTAAGCGATAATGAACTTTTAGAATTAGCCAAAAAAGAACAGCGGGCGCTATTGACGAGGGATTTGGAACTCTACAAACGCGCCAACAGCCGAGGACTAGACACCTTCTACGTGGACGACCAAACCGAATCGGGACGATTGACAGTTGTGGCAAAACGCTACGGCGTACCTCTCAACGTAAACATGAACCAAGCCAACTGCCCCCTATGCAACACGCCCCTCGAGTCAGCACCTAAAGAGCAACTCGCCGACCGACTCCAAAAAGGCACCTACAACAACTACAACCAATTCTGGCAATGCCCCCACTGCAAACAAGTCTATTGGCAAGGCTCACACTGGAAACAAATCCAGAGAATCCTAAAACAAACACAACAAAAACTCTAA
- a CDS encoding dihydroorotase family protein, with the protein MIVDSVFTNAKALLHGDIVDCSLALEEGKIQKIGKETHMPNADQKIDLHNHLVLPGLIDEHVHLRDEGRAYKEDFNTGTAAAAAGGFTTVLDMPNNDPITMSTRTLRNRMELAKHKILVNVGFYSEFPTNLAEVKTIVSEGAVGFKLFMGNQTGGVNVDDDEALREACKAVGESKVPLAVHAEDRIMLATNEAKLKQAKKTALADFSRAHLENVEVTAIQRMLRLSEGTDVRLQFCHVSTKDGLEAIAQAKKAERTVTCEVTPNHLMLTTDDLNSYRGLAIMAPPVRDKVQVDALWKGIAEGTVDAIGSDHAPHTIDEKNASSVWDIKVGVPGLETTLPLMLTMVRKNKLTFSQVGKLLAEKPAQTFNLTDRGVLEQGKAADLVIVDFGCQFKIDASKFKSKAKFSPYNGWDANGKVLKTIVAGQVVFEDGQIVAKPGSGSVIRGGAT; encoded by the coding sequence GTGATTGTTGATTCTGTCTTCACTAACGCCAAAGCCCTCCTCCACGGAGACATCGTAGACTGCAGCCTCGCACTCGAAGAAGGCAAAATACAAAAAATCGGCAAAGAAACCCACATGCCCAACGCCGACCAAAAAATCGACCTCCACAACCATCTGGTGTTGCCGGGGCTGATTGATGAGCATGTACATCTACGAGATGAGGGCAGAGCCTACAAAGAAGACTTCAACACAGGCACCGCAGCAGCGGCAGCAGGCGGCTTCACCACCGTACTGGATATGCCCAACAATGACCCCATAACCATGAGCACCCGAACCCTACGCAACCGCATGGAGCTTGCCAAACACAAAATCCTAGTTAACGTGGGCTTCTACTCTGAGTTCCCCACCAACCTTGCCGAAGTCAAAACCATCGTTTCAGAGGGGGCAGTTGGGTTTAAGCTGTTTATGGGCAACCAAACAGGCGGCGTAAACGTGGACGACGACGAGGCGCTAAGGGAAGCATGCAAAGCCGTGGGCGAATCAAAGGTTCCCTTGGCGGTTCACGCTGAAGACAGGATAATGTTGGCAACAAACGAGGCGAAGCTTAAGCAAGCCAAGAAGACTGCGCTTGCCGATTTCTCACGTGCTCATCTGGAAAACGTTGAGGTAACAGCTATTCAAAGAATGCTTAGACTCAGCGAGGGCACGGATGTGCGTTTGCAGTTTTGCCACGTCTCCACCAAAGACGGCTTAGAAGCCATCGCCCAAGCCAAAAAGGCAGAGCGAACGGTAACTTGTGAAGTCACCCCCAACCACCTTATGTTAACCACCGACGACTTGAACAGTTACAGAGGCTTAGCAATTATGGCGCCGCCCGTCCGTGATAAGGTTCAAGTGGATGCCCTCTGGAAAGGTATAGCCGAAGGCACCGTAGATGCGATAGGCTCTGACCACGCTCCCCACACGATTGATGAGAAGAATGCTAGCAGCGTTTGGGACATCAAAGTCGGCGTACCCGGGCTCGAAACCACCCTGCCATTGATGCTAACGATGGTACGGAAAAACAAGCTAACCTTTAGCCAAGTTGGAAAGCTGTTAGCAGAAAAACCAGCCCAAACCTTCAACCTAACCGACCGCGGCGTACTCGAACAAGGCAAAGCCGCCGACTTAGTCATCGTGGACTTTGGTTGCCAATTCAAAATTGACGCCTCCAAATTCAAATCTAAAGCCAAATTCAGCCCCTACAACGGCTGGGACGCCAACGGCAAAGTCCTCAAAACCATCGTGGCAGGGCAAGTTGTGTTTGAGGATGGACAAATCGTCGCGAAACCCGGAAGCGGCAGCGTGATTCGGGGAGGGGCAACCTGA